The following coding sequences lie in one Methanofastidiosum sp. genomic window:
- a CDS encoding energy-coupling factor transporter transmembrane protein EcfT, with amino-acid sequence MLELVYKRKRSVFHDASPFLKMMWLFSILMISIIFEHPIILFIIFLSPLLMALVSKIFYDWARVMKLVVFFVPFVILFNLLVNANGETVLWQLPFRIPIFGILNITLEELAFSLTMCIRIAAILGAFAVLNLTTDPDDLLSAVTKLRLPYKSVVVTSLSTKFVPVLFSDLKNIQEAQRSRGVDFSKGKLYDRIKKYGAIFFPLLSKSLDRSVQIAESMETRGFGRYEMRTFYKDTKISISDVLLIVVSITPLIISLYMISQGIGVFRFYQRLDSLIRSSSEAYYILAILLAQVFLLPLLKIKEMMTYD; translated from the coding sequence ATGCTCGAACTTGTCTACAAAAGGAAAAGATCAGTCTTTCATGATGCCTCGCCATTTTTGAAAATGATGTGGCTTTTTTCCATCCTTATGATTTCTATAATCTTTGAGCACCCCATAATTCTGTTTATAATATTTCTATCTCCATTGCTTATGGCTTTGGTATCAAAAATATTCTACGATTGGGCAAGGGTAATGAAGCTCGTCGTGTTCTTTGTTCCTTTCGTTATATTGTTTAACCTTTTGGTGAATGCTAATGGGGAAACTGTGCTTTGGCAGTTGCCTTTTAGAATCCCCATATTTGGCATACTAAATATTACCTTAGAAGAGCTCGCCTTTTCGCTCACAATGTGTATAAGGATAGCTGCAATCCTGGGTGCTTTTGCAGTTCTAAATCTCACAACAGACCCAGACGACCTTTTGAGCGCCGTCACAAAACTAAGGCTCCCATACAAGTCTGTAGTTGTAACATCGCTTTCAACAAAGTTCGTCCCTGTCCTGTTCTCTGATCTAAAAAATATCCAGGAAGCCCAGAGATCAAGAGGCGTTGACTTCTCAAAAGGCAAACTTTATGATCGAATAAAAAAATACGGTGCGATATTTTTTCCTCTGCTTTCAAAGAGTCTTGATAGGAGCGTCCAGATTGCAGAGTCTATGGAGACCAGGGGATTCGGTAGATATGAAATGCGAACCTTCTATAAGGATACCAAAATTTCTATTTCAGATGTTCTTCTAATAGTTGTATCGATTACACCCCTAATCATCTCACTCTATATGATATCTCAAGGTATTGGCGTCTTTAGATTCTATCAAAGACTAGACTCACTGATAAGATCAAGTTCTGAAGCGTATTATATTTTGGCCATCCTCTTGGCCCAAGTTTTCCTATTGCCTTTGCTAAAAATCAAAGAGATGATGACATATGATTAA
- a CDS encoding DUF4430 domain-containing protein, translating into MKGVKIRNFYVLFVFFILLVQLPSLLMANSIGNVPSVFSNGTVFVTGKNANSLDLLTRDTVSKSFKEMGVLSTNSLDFEVPTNKSLVLIGGPAINSKTRELNDVFGIRYEETQERIIITAKDISISKPKIGLGEDIGIIYFGKSNNSNILMLWGASREGTFAAGLILEDSENLQKYGNSQFLLLKWKDNNGDLFVQKDEISITSEAPATSGTTTTTEDKNTITVNITADFSNGYTKEWKNVKVPRDSTIFDAMKASGMKFDYNIQALGVFVTSIEGLAENRSTGRYWQYWIGGNYSQLGISNIKVADGMKIEWRYTDSFQS; encoded by the coding sequence ATGAAAGGAGTAAAGATTAGAAATTTCTATGTTCTATTTGTATTTTTTATATTATTAGTACAGTTGCCCTCTCTATTGATGGCGAATAGTATAGGCAACGTGCCATCTGTATTTTCAAATGGAACGGTATTTGTAACTGGGAAAAATGCAAATTCGCTTGACCTTCTCACAAGGGACACAGTTTCAAAAAGCTTTAAGGAGATGGGTGTTTTAAGCACAAATTCTTTGGACTTTGAAGTCCCGACGAACAAATCTCTTGTATTAATAGGCGGACCTGCAATTAACTCCAAGACAAGGGAACTAAACGATGTTTTTGGGATAAGGTATGAAGAAACTCAAGAGAGGATAATAATAACTGCCAAGGATATCTCCATATCAAAACCAAAAATAGGCTTGGGAGAAGACATAGGCATCATTTACTTTGGAAAATCAAATAACTCCAATATTTTGATGCTTTGGGGCGCTTCAAGAGAAGGTACTTTTGCAGCAGGACTTATCCTGGAAGATTCTGAAAATTTACAAAAATATGGCAATTCTCAATTTCTACTTTTGAAGTGGAAGGACAATAACGGTGACCTGTTCGTTCAAAAGGATGAGATAAGCATAACATCTGAAGCACCGGCAACTTCAGGGACTACCACAACTACAGAAGACAAGAACACTATTACTGTAAATATTACAGCCGATTTTAGTAATGGTTACACCAAAGAATGGAAGAATGTTAAAGTTCCAAGGGACTCCACAATCTTTGATGCTATGAAGGCTTCTGGAATGAAGTTTGATTACAACATACAGGCCCTAGGTGTTTTCGTGACTTCGATAGAAGGTCTTGCAGAAAACAGGTCTACAGGGAGATACTGGCAGTACTGGATAGGCGGGAACTACTCTCAGCTTGGTATTTCTAATATCAAAGTAGCTGATGGTATGAAAATAGAGTGGAGATACACAGATTCGTTTCAAAGTTAA
- a CDS encoding FAD-dependent oxidoreductase, producing MKKKLLVIGAGPAGLPVASQVRKETDQFDINVITDRQYYSYSPCGIPFVIAGMIKSFDNLVMRSDKHYKDMDIFVHKNTHAESIDTDKQIVITNKGSFSYDALVIATGVKPFVPPIKGIKLKGIYFMYSLEEAIQLERGLKDASSITIVGAGAIGLEMAYAFRKRNKDVIVIERSSQVMSSILDPDMAIIVEEYLLSNGITIMKDTEVTAFEGEHGKVSTVITDQGKVKTDMVLVSVGVRPNVELATEAGMEKGVTGGLITDSSLRVRKNGKFMKNIYACGNCVEVIGGVTFRPTLSTLGSTAVRQALTVAENILGTNSVYTPIVSPGVSIIGELEIGAVGVNSKRAIEYGIFPRESMAKGLTRARYFPKGEIITVKILVDKNFRLIGSQIISKEGVKGRIDSMSFMISRGVTAHQLALIETSYVPPISSVIDPLTIAARKLIGITRDKFTLPESMDNTT from the coding sequence ATGAAGAAAAAACTTTTAGTTATTGGGGCAGGACCTGCAGGATTGCCTGTGGCTTCGCAGGTCAGAAAAGAAACTGATCAGTTTGATATAAATGTGATAACAGATAGGCAGTATTATTCTTACAGTCCTTGTGGTATTCCTTTTGTAATAGCAGGGATGATAAAATCATTTGATAATCTTGTAATGAGGAGCGACAAGCACTATAAAGATATGGATATCTTTGTGCACAAGAACACCCACGCAGAGTCAATAGATACCGATAAACAGATTGTTATCACGAATAAAGGCAGTTTTTCCTATGATGCCCTAGTTATTGCAACTGGTGTGAAGCCTTTTGTTCCTCCAATAAAAGGTATAAAGCTCAAAGGAATTTACTTCATGTACTCCCTTGAAGAGGCAATTCAACTCGAAAGAGGCCTAAAGGATGCATCTTCAATTACCATAGTTGGTGCCGGAGCAATAGGGCTTGAAATGGCATACGCTTTCAGAAAGAGAAACAAGGACGTAATAGTCATTGAAAGAAGCTCACAAGTTATGTCCTCTATACTGGACCCTGATATGGCTATAATCGTTGAAGAATATCTTCTCTCAAATGGGATCACTATAATGAAAGATACTGAGGTCACAGCGTTTGAAGGTGAACACGGAAAGGTATCAACAGTTATAACAGATCAAGGAAAAGTAAAAACTGACATGGTCTTAGTCTCGGTAGGTGTAAGGCCAAATGTAGAGTTGGCCACTGAAGCAGGTATGGAAAAAGGCGTTACAGGTGGCCTTATTACAGATTCATCACTTAGAGTTAGGAAGAATGGAAAATTCATGAAGAACATATACGCATGTGGGAACTGTGTAGAGGTCATCGGTGGAGTCACGTTTAGGCCAACTTTGAGTACTTTAGGTTCAACTGCAGTAAGACAGGCCCTTACTGTTGCTGAAAATATTCTTGGAACTAACTCAGTATATACGCCAATTGTAAGTCCAGGCGTTTCTATCATAGGAGAACTAGAGATAGGTGCTGTTGGTGTAAACTCTAAGAGGGCGATTGAATACGGAATATTTCCTAGAGAGTCAATGGCAAAAGGTCTAACTAGAGCGAGATACTTCCCCAAGGGGGAGATAATTACTGTTAAGATATTAGTTGACAAAAACTTTAGATTAATTGGATCCCAGATAATCTCAAAAGAAGGCGTGAAGGGAAGGATAGATTCAATGTCATTTATGATATCAAGGGGTGTTACCGCCCACCAACTTGCCCTAATTGAAACTTCTTATGTGCCACCAATATCAAGCGTTATAGATCCACTGACAATTGCAGCACGAAAGTTGATAGGCATAACAAGGGATAAATTCACTTTGCCAGAATCAATGGATAATACAACATGA
- a CDS encoding PadR family transcriptional regulator — MRDHKHQGRGFLSFLILWILRNDKMNGSEITDEMEKRKGRRFSPGTIYPVLKKLKDKGLIIDDEEKRYSLTEKGKKELILRIDNFFKSFHDLEEMRNYRNSQE; from the coding sequence ATGCGAGACCATAAACACCAGGGCAGGGGATTCCTATCATTTTTGATACTATGGATATTAAGAAACGACAAGATGAATGGTTCTGAGATAACAGATGAAATGGAAAAAAGGAAGGGCCGCAGATTTAGCCCTGGAACAATCTACCCAGTCTTAAAAAAACTTAAAGACAAAGGCCTAATTATTGATGATGAAGAAAAAAGATACTCGCTCACTGAAAAAGGGAAGAAGGAGCTCATCTTAAGGATCGATAACTTTTTCAAATCTTTCCACGATTTAGAGGAAATGCGTAATTATCGAAATAGCCAAGAGTAG